In Parus major isolate Abel chromosome 3, Parus_major1.1, whole genome shotgun sequence, the following are encoded in one genomic region:
- the GALM gene encoding aldose 1-epimerase: MTTVRREAFGRMPPEEGGGEVEKFVLQSDSVRVEILSFGCIITTLETKDRNGQFSDVVLGFDTLEGYTRKHPFFGAVVGRVANRIANGRFSLDGKEYQLFLNNGPNSLHGGAKGFDKVLWSPQVLPNGVRFSRLSPDGEEGYPGDLKVWVTYTLSGRELAINYQAQTSKTTPISLTNHAYFNLAGQGSQDVYDHEISIEADSYLPVDDTKIPTGEVAAVQGTGFDLRQPVELGKHLQKFHLDGFDHNFCLHQGHDRRLVARVFHPPTGRTMEVHTTQPGIQFYTGNNLDGSLKGKGAATYPKHSAFCLETQNWPDAVNKPHFPNVLLHPGEEYNHTTWLVFNTA, encoded by the exons ATGACAACCGTGAGGAGAGAGGCGTTCGGGCGGATGCCCCCGGAGGAGGGAGGCGGAGAGGTGGAGAAGTTCGTCTTGCAGTCGGACAGCGTGAGAGTGGAGATCCTGTCTTTTGGGTGCATCATCACCACTCTGGAGACAAAAGACAGGAATGGGCAGTTTTCAGATGTTGTCCTAGGATTTGACACTTTAGAAG GTTACACGAGGAAGCACCCGTTCTTCGGTGCTGTCGTGGGCCGTGTTGCCAACAGGATTGCCAACGGGAGGTTCAGCCTGGATGGGAAGGAGTATCAGCTGTTCCTCAACAACGGGCCCAACAGCCTGCACGGAGGAGCCAAGGGATTTGACAAG GTTCTCTGGAGCCCCCAGGTGCTCCCGAATGGTGTCCGCTTCTCCCGGCTCAGCCCCGACGGCGAGGAAGGCTACCCTGGTGACCTGAAAGTCTGGGTGACCTACACCCTTAGTGGCAGGGAGCTGGCCATCAACTACCAGGCCCAGACCAGCAAGACAACCCCCATCAGCCTGACAAACCACGCTTACTTCAACCTGGCAGGGCAG ggctctcaGGATGTGTATGACCACGAGATCTCCATTGAAGCAGATTCCTACCTGCCTGTGGATGACACCAAGATCCCTACTG GGGAggtggctgctgtgcagggcactGGATTTGATCTCCGGCAGCCTGTGGAGCTGGGCAAGCACTTGCAGAAGTTTCACCTGGATGGCTTTGACCATAACTTCTGCTTGCATCAGGGGCATGATCGACGCCTTGTGGCCAG GGTTTTCCACCCTCCCACTGGCCGGACCATGGAGGTTCACACCACCCAGCCTGGCATCCAGTTTTACACCGGGAACAACCTGGATGGCTCCCTGAAGGGCAAAGGTGCTGCCACGTACCCCAAGCACTCAGCTTTCTGCCTGGAAACCCAGAACTGGCCTGATGCTGTTAACAAG CCTCACTTCCCCAATGTCCTGCTCCATCCGGGTGAGGAATACAACCACACCACGTGGCTTGTGTTCAACACTGCTTGA